From the Ilumatobacteraceae bacterium genome, the window ACGGCCGACACGCGGGCGATGATGTGGTCGGATCTCGTGCCGTTCGAGCAGCTGCAGCGCACCGAGCTGTACCAGGAGATGTTCCGCCCGCTCGGCATCCGGTCGCAGATGGCGATGATCGTGCCGACGCCGCCGGGCATCGTCGTGGGTTTCGCCGCCAACACCGAGCGGCCCTGCTTCTCCGAACGTGATCGAGCGGTGTTCAACACGCTGCGCCCCCATCTCGCCCACGGCTACCGGTCGATCCAGCTGCGTGACCTCGTCCGTCGCTCGCCCGGCTGGACCGGTGCTCTGGCCGACGAGCACGGCGTGGTGCACGCCGTCACCGACGATGCGGGCGAGCTCGCCGATCGGGCCGGTGTGGTGCTCGAGGCCGGGCAGCCGCTTCCCGATGCTCTGCGCACCTCGTTCGTCGAGGGTGTGAACGGGTACCGGGCGTCGGACCCGGCGGTGCTCTCGGCGACGACGCGCCTGTCGGAGGAGGCCGGCGGAGTGGCGGGCTGGCACGTGCCCGGCCCGGTCGGCCCGCACGTCGTGGTGGTGCAGACCCAGGTCGACGACATGTCGCGGCGGATGGCCGACGCCGGGCTCACACGGCGGCAGACGGAGGTTGCGATCGAACTCGTCGGCGGCGGCACGAACGCCGCGATCGCCGCCCGGTTGGGGATCGCGGAGGGCACGGTGCGCAAGCACCTCGAACAGGTTTACCGGGCCGTCGACGTGACCGACCGCGCCAGCGCGATCGCCCGCATCCGCGGGTGGTGATGGCGTACGCGGATCTGCGTATTGACGCGCCGGAGCGAGTCACCCACGATCGATCACATGCGCCTTCGCCACGCCGCCGTGGTCGCGGCGCTCGCTCTGGCGCCCCTGGCTGCCTGTAGTTTCGGCGACGACGAGCCGGCGGCCGACACGGATGTCGACGCACCGGCGACGGAGGGCGACGGCGACGCGGATGACGGCGACGCGGATGACGGCAACACCGGGGCGGCGGATGACGACGGCGACGGCGGTGCGGACGATCAGGGTTCGGCCGCCGACCTGGGTGCGGATCGGCCGGACAGTGTTCGTGACGACTATCCGGTGCCGTTCCCGGCGGGCTGGGAGCTCGACATCCAGGGCGAGATCGGGTTGACCGACGCAGGGAGCGCGCAGTTGCTGTACCCGAACGACGCCTACGACGGCATCGTCGCGTTCTACGACGACTGGTTCGAGTCGCAACCCGACGAGTTCGCCCGGTCGGTGGTGAGCGACCAGGTCATCTACCAGCTGCTCGGCGAGACGTACTACCAGGTCACGATCCTGCCCGACCACGAAGAGCGCGACCGAACCTGGACCCTCCTCCAAGTCTCCGGCGGCATCCAGACGAACTGACGCCCGGCGTCGCCACTGGCCGGCCGTCGCCCGGCGGTCGGCGTCTGGCAGCGGTAGAAAATCGGAGCGTGTTCGCGGGGCGCTGACCTACGGTCGGGGACGACCGGCGGACAGGGAGGTCCGGAGATGAGTGCACATCGCAGATCACTCACGATCTTCCAGGTCGCGCCGACGATCGACGGAGCAGCGGTCACCGATTTCGACCAGGTCGTGCTCGACTCGGTGCTCGCCGATCCGGCGCTGCAGACGTCCGAC encodes:
- a CDS encoding helix-turn-helix transcriptional regulator, with the translated sequence MPPSVLEEADAAAVLGVVEELTAAESIDEFARLAMVGLRELISCIDISYNEMNPSAGRIEWMAEPANPRMADFTPVFSRLMRQNPLVGYFERTADTRAMMWSDLVPFEQLQRTELYQEMFRPLGIRSQMAMIVPTPPGIVVGFAANTERPCFSERDRAVFNTLRPHLAHGYRSIQLRDLVRRSPGWTGALADEHGVVHAVTDDAGELADRAGVVLEAGQPLPDALRTSFVEGVNGYRASDPAVLSATTRLSEEAGGVAGWHVPGPVGPHVVVVQTQVDDMSRRMADAGLTRRQTEVAIELVGGGTNAAIAARLGIAEGTVRKHLEQVYRAVDVTDRASAIARIRGW